From one Populus alba chromosome 17, ASM523922v2, whole genome shotgun sequence genomic stretch:
- the LOC140954866 gene encoding LEAF RUST 10 DISEASE-RESISTANCEUS RECEPTOR-LIKE PROTEIN KINASE-like 2.1, giving the protein MFSRELRHLFGAYAALPFLLILSTHHSCSATKNCAPSSCGNIRNISYPFRLNTDPESCGDKSFELVCENNERPTLYLDMVKYYVQAINYSDFTIRLVDAAVQKDDCFSIPHHSLTDQLLRSADGNYYYQLYSANGSLLTFLSCENQMLNPPDYIMDASSCKNGSGHSYVMVDGGIQDVPDLCRINLIYPVPKNMRNKSYTDVHDILVYGFERSWFSFCCYYGTVENRCNLDEATVEKHNCLQYNDYRSYTGWKLVYLFVEGIDWILCRTHGDYCQYWTTTPSIVLSFLIFFPTVTLVLIVIYHVLLFPCGLSCLLTLLIYKWRRRHLSMYEDIEKFLQSHDNDLMPIRYTYSEIKKITNGFRDKLGEGGSGSVYKGKLRSGRFAAVKILDKLKDNEQDFMNEVATIGRIHHVNVVQLIGFTVEGSKRALIYEFMPNGSLEKYIFIGKVASY; this is encoded by the exons ATGTTCAGTAGAGAATTAAGGCACCTCTTCGGTGCATATGCAGCCCTCCCTTTTCTACTGATCCTATCCACCCACCATAGCTGCAGTGCTACAAAGAACTGCGCTCCTTCTTCTTGTGGCAATATCCGTAATATTAGCTACCCTTTTCGACTAAATACCGATCCCGAGAGCTGTGGCGACAAAAGTTTTGAACTTGTTTGTGAAAACAACGAACGTCCAACTTTATACTTGGACATGGTAAAGTATTATGTCCAGGCAATCAATTACAGTGACTTCACAATTCGACTTGTGGATGCTGCTGTTCAGAAGGATGATTGCTTCTCCATCCCTCATCATTCTCTTACAGATCAATTGCTCCGCTCTGCGGACggcaattattattatcagCTATATTCTGCAAACGGTTCTTTGTTAACTTTTTTAAGTTGCGAGAATCAAATGCTGAATCCTCCAGATTATATTATGGATGCTTCTTCTTGCAAAAATGGCAGTGGTCATTCCTATGTCATGGTTGATGGGGGGATCCAGGATGTACCTGACTTGTGCcgtataaatttgatttatccTGTgccaaaaaatatgagaaataagTCGTATACAGATGTCCATGATATTTTGGTATATGGGTTCGAGCGTTCATGGTTCTCTTTCTGTTGTTATTATGGCACCGTGGAGAACCGCTGCAACCTTGATGAAGCCACCGTGGAGAAACACAATTGTTTACAATATAACGACTACC GGAGTTATACCGGATGGAAGCTGGTATACCTTTTTGTTGAAG GTATCGACTGGATATTGTGTCGAACTCATGGGG ATTATTGTCAATACTGGACGACCACCCCTTCAATTGTACTAAGCTTTCTTATATTCTTTCCCACTGTGACACTTGTCCTTATTg TGATATATCATGTGCTACTGTTCCCATGTGGGCTTTCATGTCTCCTAACTTTACTGATTTATAAATGGCGAAGACGGCATTTATCTATGTACGAAGACATTGAAAAATTCTTGCAAAGTCATGATAATGATCTCATGCCGATAAGGTACACTTACTCAGAAATTAAGAAGATAACCAACGGATTTAGAGACAAGTTGGGTGAAGGAGGCTCTGGCTCAGTGTATAAGGGAAAGCTTCGTAGTGGTCGTTTTGCAGCAGTTAAAATATTGGACAAGTTAAAAGATAATGAACAAGATTTTATGAACGAAGTTGCCACAATTGGAAGAATTCACCATGTCAATGTTGTGCAGCTTATAGGCTTCACTGTTGAGGGATCAAAGCGTGCTCTTATATATGAGTTCATGCCCAATGGATCTcttgaaaagtatatttttataggGAAGGTAGCGTCTTACTAA